The following proteins are co-located in the Poecile atricapillus isolate bPoeAtr1 chromosome 2, bPoeAtr1.hap1, whole genome shotgun sequence genome:
- the KCNS2 gene encoding potassium voltage-gated channel subfamily S member 2 — MTGQSLRALSEANFEDNEISINVGGFKKKMRSNTLLRFPETRLGKLLSCHSKESILELCDDYDDTKNEFYFDRNPELFPYVLHFYNTGKLHVMGELCVFSFSQEIEYWGINEFFIDSCCSYSYHGRKMEPDQEKWEEQSDQESTTSSFDEILAFYNDASKFDKQPFGNIRRQLWLALDNPGYSVLSRIFSVLSIVVVLGSIVTMCLNSLPDFQIVDSNGNPEEDPRFEIVEHFGIAWFTFELVARFAVAPDFLKFFKHALNLIDLMSILPFYITLIVNLVVESSPTLANLGRVAQVLRLMRIFRILKLARHSTGLRSLGATLKYSYREVGLLLLYLSVGISIFSVVAYTIEKEENEGLATIPACWWWATVSMTTVGYGDVVPGSTAGKLTASACILAGILVVVLPITLIFNKFSHFYRRQKQLESAMRSCDFGDGMKEVPSVNLRDYYAYKVKSLMASLTNMSRSTPSELSLNDSLH, encoded by the coding sequence ATGACAGGGCAGAGTCTGAGGGCTTTGTCTGAAGCGAATTTTGAAGACAATGAGATCAGCATCAACGTTGGAGGCTTTAAGAAAAAGATGAGATCCAACACATTATTAAGGTTCCCCGAGACCAGGCTGGGCAAATTGCTGAGCTGCCACTCAAAGGAGTCGATACTGGAGCTTTGTGATGACTATGATGACACCAagaatgaattttattttgacagGAACCCCGAGCTCTTTCCTTATGtgctacatttttataacaCTGGCAAGCTCCATGTGATGGGTGAactctgtgtgttttctttcagcCAGGAGATTGAATACTGGGGAATCAATGAATTCTTTATAGACTCCTGCTGCAGTTATAGCTACCATGGGAGGAAAATGGAGCCAGACCAAGAGAAATGGGAGGAACAAAGTGACCAGGAAAGTACGACATCTTcttttgatgagattttggCATTCTACAATGATGCTTCTAAATTTGACAAACAGCCCTTTGGAAACATCAGGAGGCAGCTCTGGCTTGCTTTGGATAATCCTGGGTACTCAGTTTTAAGCCGGATCTTCAGTGTCCTTTCAATAGTGGTGGTGCTGGGCTCCATTGTGACCATGTGCCTGAACAGCCTCCCAGACTTTCAGATTGTTGACAGCAATGGGAACCCTGAGGAGGATCCTCGCTTTGAAATCGTGGAACATTTTGGTATTGCATGGTTCACTTTTGAACTGGTGGCAAGATTTGCAGTAGCtcctgactttttaaaatttttcaagcATGCCCTGAATTTGATTGACCTAATGTCTATCCTTCCATTTTATATTACATTAATTGTCAACTTGGTGGTGGAAAGCAGTCCTACTTTAGCAAATTTAGGCAGAGTTGCACAAGTCCTGAGACTCATGAGGATCTTCCGCATACTAAAGCTTGCTAGACACTCCACAGGTCTCAGGTCTCTCGGAGCCACCCTGAAGTACAGCTACAGAGAGGTGGGGCTTCTTTTACTCTACCTCTCTGTTGGCATCTCCATTTTCTCAGTAGTGGCTTACACCATTGAGAAAGAAGAGAATGAGGGGTTAGCCACCATCCCTGCTTGTTGGTGGTGGGCTACTGTTAGCATGACCACAGTCGGCTATGGGGATGTGGTGCCAGGGAGCACTGCTGGCAAGTTGACAGCATCTGCATGCATCCTAGCTGGTATCCTAGTGGTAGTGCTTCCCATTACACTGATCTTTAATAAATTCTCCCACTTCTATAGGCGTCAGAAGCAGTTAGAGAGTGCCATGAGAAGCTGTGATTTTGGTGATGGCATGAAAGAAGTTCCATCTGTCAACTTAAGGGACTACTATGCTTATAAAGTTAAATCCCTTATGGCCAGTCTGACCAATATGAGCAGGAGTACCCCCAGTGAGTTGAGCCTGAACGATTCACTGCATTAG